The following is a genomic window from Ethanoligenens harbinense YUAN-3.
GGTCCGCACGTAGTCTTCCACACGGGCGGCGGGCAGCTTGGGCAGGGTGGCACGGATGTTCTCAATGCGCGCGTCGTTCAGCTTGACGGGTACCACGTCCGGCTCGGGGAAGTAGCGGTAATCGTCCGCTTCCTCTTTGCTGCGCATCACGCGGCTGGCACCCTTGTTGTCATCCCACCGGCGGGTCTGCTGAACGATATGCCCGCCCGCTTCCAGTTCCTCGATCTGCCGTTTGCTTTCGCCGAGCACGGCGCGGTAGATGGCGCGCAGCGAGTTGATGTTTTTCATCTCGGTGCGGGTGCCGAACGCTTCCGCGCCTTTGCGCCGCACGGAGAGGTTCACGTCCGCACGCAGGGAGCCTTCTTCCATGCGGCAGTCGGACACGTCGGCATACAGCAAAATCGCGCGCACCTTTTCGACATATTCATGCACCTCTTCCGCCGAACGCATGTCCGGTTCGGAGACGATCTCGATGAGCGGTACGCCGCAGCGGTTGTAGTCTACAAACGTGCGGCGGGAGACTTTGTCGTGCACCAGCTTGCCCGCGTCCTCCTCAATGTGGATGCGGGTGATGCCGATCTTTTTGCCGCTGTCCAGCGTGACGTAGCCGCCTTTGCAGAGCGGCAGGTCAAACTGAGAGATCTGATAGGCTTTGGGCAGATCGGGATAAAAATAGTTTTTACGGTCGAGCTTGGAGAAATGCGCGATCTCGCAGTCCATGGCAAGCCCTGCGCGCACGGCGTATTCCACCACTCGCTCGTTGAGCACGGGCAATGTGCCGGGCATACCGGTGCAGACCGGGCAGCAATGGGTGTTCGGTTCGCCGCCGAACGTAGTCTCGCAGCCGCAGAAAATCTTGGTTTTGGTGGAGAGTTCGGCGTGGATCTCAAGACCCACCACGATTTCATATTCAGCCATAGTTGCCCCCCTTACGCGATGACCGGCTGTTTGTGCGCATCCGGCGTGGCTTGCTCGTACGCGTATGCCGCCTGAAGCAGCGCCGGCTCGCCGAACGCGGGCCCGATGAGCTGCATCCCGATGGGCAGGCCGTCCTCGTCGTAGCCGCAGTTGATGGAGAGCGCGGGCAGGCCGGCGATGTTCACCGGCACCGTGTAGATGTCACCGAGGTACATGCTCAGCGGGTCGCCGCTCTTTTCGCCCAGTTTGTAGGCGGTGGTGGGCGCCGTGGGGCCGAGGATCAGATCATAGTCCGCAAAGACCGAGTCGAATCCGTTTTTGATGATGCGGCGCACCTGCAGCGCTTTTTTGTAATAGGCGTCGTAGTAGCCCGCGCTCAACGCATAGGTGCCCAGAATGATGCGGCGCTTGACCTCGC
Proteins encoded in this region:
- the gatB gene encoding Asp-tRNA(Asn)/Glu-tRNA(Gln) amidotransferase subunit GatB, with product MAEYEIVVGLEIHAELSTKTKIFCGCETTFGGEPNTHCCPVCTGMPGTLPVLNERVVEYAVRAGLAMDCEIAHFSKLDRKNYFYPDLPKAYQISQFDLPLCKGGYVTLDSGKKIGITRIHIEEDAGKLVHDKVSRRTFVDYNRCGVPLIEIVSEPDMRSAEEVHEYVEKVRAILLYADVSDCRMEEGSLRADVNLSVRRKGAEAFGTRTEMKNINSLRAIYRAVLGESKRQIEELEAGGHIVQQTRRWDDNKGASRVMRSKEEADDYRYFPEPDVVPVKLNDARIENIRATLPKLPAARVEDYVRTGVAKDDAVIITASRALADFYEQAAAQSDGREAAKWIVGEMMRQLKDRGLEPEAIPFPPAYLADLIVLCQKGEITAASGKKVFGLLFDEQAAPAALVKKYGLRVVGDADAIGKAVEQALDANPKSITDFKNGKEKAFGFLMGQCMRILGGKADPAALRAKLTESLNNR